The DNA segment TGTTCAGGGACAGACCGAGTGTCTCTCCGAGTGTTTTTAAGTTCTACAGGTTCTAGTCTTCTTAGTATAAAATCAACGAGATGTTCTAACGAGCTGCCGGCCGCCAATCACTGATATCGATTGGCGGCCGGCTCCTGCAGGTGAGCTGATGACTCGTTCTAACAGAGTGtcccggggggggggggggggtcatggGTCCAGTCTTTGAGTCTCTGGAAGTGCTGAGGGTTGTGATTGGTCTGTGAAGACACCACCTGGCGCCGTTCACACACGTTTCACGTACAAACACAAACTCTACATATGACTTGTTAAGACTCGTTTAGGACGAGGAAGTGACGTGTCCCGAGGACACCGCCGTCGTCTCCCGTGGCGAGTACTCGGCCTCCTCCTTGTTGGGGTGGGAGGAGTTATCCGACTTGCTGCGGCTGAACTCGGCCCCCATGATGGGCCCCGTGAACTTGGCGTGGGGCCGGACGCAGGCGGTGCAGCACAGCAGCGTCTTGAGGAAGGCGCGGCGCATCTCGTTGCTGGTCAGCGTGTAGATGAGCGGGTTCATGGCGGAGTTGAGCACGGCGAGCGCCAGGAACCACTCGGCCTTGTAGAGGATCGGGCAGCTGAGCGTCTCGCAGGCGGCGTCCAACAGCAGAAGGACGAAGAGCGGTGCCCAGCAGGCGATGAAGCAGCTCAGCACGATGATGACAGTCTTCAGCAGCGCCATCGACTTCTCTGAGCTCTTGATGTTGGCGCCGGCGCCACCGCGGCCGTTGGTCACCTTGCGGAAGACAAGCTTGCGGCTGCGCGTGCGTACCAGTGTGTAGATGCGTGCGTAGAGCGCCACGATGGCCATGAGGATGATGCTGAAGACGGTGGTGCAGAACAGGATGTAGGTCTTGTGGTAGAGCGGCAGCACGGTGGAGCAGCTCGTCATAGCGGCGATGCAGTTCCAGCCCATCACGGGCAGGCCGCCCAGCACCGCCGCGATCATCCACACCGTGCTGATGAGCAGGAAGACGCGGCACGTGTTGCCGTTGTTGTGCAGCTTCATCTTCAGCATGGTGAGGTGGCGCTCGATGGCGATGGCGAGCAGGCTGAAGACGGACGCCGCCAGCGCCACGAACATGCTGCCCTCCCTGAAGAACC comes from the Plectropomus leopardus isolate mb unplaced genomic scaffold, YSFRI_Pleo_2.0 unplaced_scaffold881, whole genome shotgun sequence genome and includes:
- the s1pr1 gene encoding sphingosine 1-phosphate receptor 1, producing the protein MAEPSYSDLIAKHYNYTGKFRKTQQDSGLKADSVVFIIVCCFIILENVLVLATIWRTKKFHKPMYYFIGNLALSDLLAGVVYTANILLSGANTYKLTPTQWFFREGSMFVALAASVFSLLAIAIERHLTMLKMKLHNNGNTCRVFLLISTVWMIAAVLGGLPVMGWNCIAAMTSCSTVLPLYHKTYILFCTTVFSIILMAIVALYARIYTLVRTRSRKLVFRKVTNGRGGAGANIKSSEKSMALLKTVIIVLSCFIACWAPLFVLLLLDAACETLSCPILYKAEWFLALAVLNSAMNPLIYTLTSNEMRRAFLKTLLCCTACVRPHAKFTGPIMGAEFSRSKSDNSSHPNKEEAEYSPRETTAVSSGHVTSSS